In the Trinickia acidisoli genome, GTTGCCGCCACGATCAGGCCGATGACGAGCGGCGTGATGATGCCGGCGAGATTCGCCGCGACGTTGAAAATCCCGCCGGTCAAACCGAGCAAGTCGCTCGGGGCGATGTCGGAAACGAGCGTCCAACCGAGCGCGGCCATGCCTTGCGCGAAGAACGCGAGCGACAGAATCGCAATGACGGCCATGTTGCTCTGCACGAAGTTCGCGAGGACGATCGTCGACGCGAGCAGCAGCCCGGCGATGATCGGCAGCTTGCGTGCAACGTTCGGCGATTTGCCGCGGCGCAGCAGCCAATCCGAGAACGTACCGCCGAACATCACGCCGATCGATGCGGCGATGAAAGGCATGACCGCGAAAAAGCCGATCTTCAGCCAACCCATATGGCGCTCCGTTGCCAGGTAGGTCGGAAACCAGGTCAAGAAGAATACGAGCGTCGAGTTGCCGGCGAACTGGCCGAGGCAAATGCCCGTGAGTTGCCGGTGCTTGAGTAGCCGGCCGATATCGCGCCAATCGACCTTGGCATGCTTGCCCGCTTGTTCGCTCGGGCTGTGCCGAGTGACACCGCCGCCCGCTTCGATGTACGCGAGTTCGGCATCGTTGGCTGCGGGATGATCGAGCGGTTCGCGATAGAAGCGCCACCACACGAGACCAAAGACAACACCGACACCGCCGACCACGTAGAAGAGGGAGCGCCACCCGAACGTGCCCATCAGCGCGAACAGAAGGGGACTGAAGAATGCGAGGCCGATATATTCGCCGACCGTATAGGTGCCCGTGGCGAATGCGCGCTCCGTTTGCGGAAACCACGTCGCCACGATTCGGCTATTGGTCGGAAAGCACGGCGATTCGGTCACGCCGAGGCCGAGCCGACAAGCGAAGAGCGCGCCGACGCCATTTACGAGTCCCTGCGTTAGCGTGCACAGCGACCACAGCGTCATCGACAGAAAATAGGTCAGCTTGCTGCCGAAGCGGTCGAGGAATACACCGCCGGGTATCTGCGATACGACATAGCTCCACGAAAACGCCGAAAAGATCAAACCCATCAACGCCGCGTTGATGCCGAGCTCCTTCGTCATTTGCGGAGCCGCAATACCGAGCACGGTTCGGTCGAGGTAATTGATCATCGTCCCCGCGGCCAGCAGACCTAGGACACGGTAGCGGGCGCGCGAGCGCCGAACCGTGGACGGTTGCGCAGCCGCTTGCGGTGGCGCCGAGCCGAGCGAGCGCGGTGAAATCGGAGGGGCCATGTCGTTGTGTCTCCTATCGACCTGAGTCGAGGTTATTGAATGAGCGCGAGCTATCGCGCGAGCAGCGCTTGCAGATGCGCGAACATCCGGTCGGCGTCCGGCTCTACGCCGGTGAAAATGCGGAACGCGTCCACGGCTTGGTAGACGGCCATGCCGCCGCCGCTCAGCGTGCGGCAACCGATTTTTTCGGCGGCTTCGATGAGTGCGGTGCGGATTGGGAAATAGACGATGTCGGCGACCCACAGCGCGCGATGCAGCAACTCGGCGGACAAAGGCATGCCCGGCAGCTTGGCCATGCCCGTCGGCGTGGCGTGAATGAGACCGGTTGCCTCGCACATCGCGTCCGCGAGCGAGCCGCCCGACACGATCTCTGCCGTGGTGAACCGTTGTTGCAATTCGGCCGCGAGCGAGGCTGCGCGCGTCTCGTCGACGTCGAACAACATCAGTTGCTCGACGCCGAGGCTCAGTGCAGCGTGCGCCACCGCGGCGCCCGCACCGCCCGCGCCGAGTTGCACGACGCGCGCGAGCGATGCATTGGGCAGGCCGCGCTGAAACGAGCGCGTGAAGCCGGACCAATCGGTGTTGTAGCCGAGCCGCCGGCCGTCTTTGAACAGCACGGTGTTCACCGCGCCCAATGCGTTGGCGTCGTCGGACAGTTCGTCGAGCAGCGGAATCACCGCTTGCTTGCACGGATAGGTGATGTTCAGGCCGTCGAAGCCCATGCGCTCGGCGGCCGTGAGCAGGTCGGGCAGTGCGCTCACGTCGACGCCGAGTGCTTCGAGATCGATGCGCCGATACACGCAGGTGAGCCCTTGTTGCCGCGCTTCTTCCTCGTGCATCGCCGGGCTCAGCGATCCGCCGATGCCCGCGCCGATCAGCCCGAGCAGGATCGAACGCTGATCTCGCTTCGTCTCGGCGCTCATTGCTTGCCTCCCTTATCGAGCAGGGCTGCCATCCGTTCCAGCGCCAAGACATACCCTTGGGTGCCGCAGCCGATGATGATCGCCTCGGCAATGGGCGAGACGAACGAATGATGTCGGAATGCTTCGCGCTTGTGCACGTTCGAGATATGAACTTCGATCACGGGCTTGGCGATTGCCGTCAGCGCGTCGGCCAGCGCGATCGACGTGTGCGTATAGGCGGCGGGATTGATCACGATGCCGTCGACGCGCTCGCGTGCGTCATGGAGCCAGTCGATCAATTGATGTTCGGCGTTCGACTGCCGGAAGTCGACGGCCAGCCCGAGACGTTCGGCGGCTTGCGTGCAGCGCAAAGCGACATCGGCAAGCG is a window encoding:
- a CDS encoding MFS transporter, coding for MAPPISPRSLGSAPPQAAAQPSTVRRSRARYRVLGLLAAGTMINYLDRTVLGIAAPQMTKELGINAALMGLIFSAFSWSYVVSQIPGGVFLDRFGSKLTYFLSMTLWSLCTLTQGLVNGVGALFACRLGLGVTESPCFPTNSRIVATWFPQTERAFATGTYTVGEYIGLAFFSPLLFALMGTFGWRSLFYVVGGVGVVFGLVWWRFYREPLDHPAANDAELAYIEAGGGVTRHSPSEQAGKHAKVDWRDIGRLLKHRQLTGICLGQFAGNSTLVFFLTWFPTYLATERHMGWLKIGFFAVMPFIAASIGVMFGGTFSDWLLRRGKSPNVARKLPIIAGLLLASTIVLANFVQSNMAVIAILSLAFFAQGMAALGWTLVSDIAPSDLLGLTGGIFNVAANLAGIITPLVIGLIVAATGSFVWALAFIGVIALIGAASYIFIVGDIKRIEL
- a CDS encoding shikimate dehydrogenase; the encoded protein is MSAETKRDQRSILLGLIGAGIGGSLSPAMHEEEARQQGLTCVYRRIDLEALGVDVSALPDLLTAAERMGFDGLNITYPCKQAVIPLLDELSDDANALGAVNTVLFKDGRRLGYNTDWSGFTRSFQRGLPNASLARVVQLGAGGAGAAVAHAALSLGVEQLMLFDVDETRAASLAAELQQRFTTAEIVSGGSLADAMCEATGLIHATPTGMAKLPGMPLSAELLHRALWVADIVYFPIRTALIEAAEKIGCRTLSGGGMAVYQAVDAFRIFTGVEPDADRMFAHLQALLAR
- the aroQ gene encoding type II 3-dehydroquinate dehydratase, which translates into the protein MALASVLVLNGPNLNLLGTREPAIYGSETLADVALRCTQAAERLGLAVDFRQSNAEHQLIDWLHDARERVDGIVINPAAYTHTSIALADALTAIAKPVIEVHISNVHKREAFRHHSFVSPIAEAIIIGCGTQGYVLALERMAALLDKGGKQ